CCATGAGGTACATCAGCGCCGAGAAAGTCAGGAACGTTACCACCAGCACATAGGAGACGGTTTCGACCTGGAACCGGAACCCGGCATTGGGGTTGTCCGCAAGCTGTCTGACCACGGTGGTGAACAGGTACAGCAGCCAGGCGAGAATGGTGACAACTATGGCCAGTCGACCCAAGGTGATCTTGCGGCCCGAGGGCTTCGGGTGCACGATCGAGAGCGGTTCCGAACGTTTCTCGGATCCCCACTGACGGCGTGGGCCCACCTTTGCCGTGGGCTCATTATCCGCACCCACGTCAGACGCCTCGGTTGTCTCCGCCTCATTTTCGCCAGCTCTAACAAGCACCTCAGACATCAATCCCCCATACAACGTTGGTGTGCGCACAACATCGCACAGAGAAATAGGCGGCCGGGAAAAAGTGAGACCAGTCACCGGACGTTGGTTATTACACTTATGATAATGCAAGCGGGCCGTTGCCCCAGCAGGTCTCTCTTGCAAGAACGTAATGATTGGGGTTCCCTTGTCTCAGCGCTTTCCAGGGCGGAAACTTTCCGTATTCCGCCTGACTGTTGTGGTTGTCGTTGCGGCCCTCCTCGCCGGAGGTGCCTACATCGGCTGGGGCCGGTACAACGATGCGCGCGCCGCCTCAGCGAAGCCGGCCATTTTTGCCGGCTACGTGGACGTTACCGCCACTCCTAGCTACACCTTTGAGGAGCCCGTCAACGATGCTGCCAAATCCGTGGTTCTGTCCTTCATTGTGGCCGGCAAGGACAAACCGTGCGAACCGAGCTGGGGCAACTTCTACTCCCTGGACCAGGCCGGGCAGGACCTGGACGTGGACAGGCGGATTGCCCGGCTCACCCAACTGGGCGGGTCGGTTTCCGTGTCCTTTGGCGGCCAGGCCAATGCTGAACTCGCCACTACCTGCACGGACGCCCATCAGTTGAAGGACGCATACGCCTCCGTAGTGGAACGCTACAACCTTTCCACGATCGATTTGGACTTGGAGGGTGCAGGCTTGAGCGACACGGCAGCGCTGGCACGCCGGGCCCAAGCCGTAGCAGCCCTGCAAGCCGATCGCCTCGCAGCGAACAAGCCGCTGTCAGTGTGGCTGACGCTCCCGGTGGCTCCCACCGGGCTGACCGCTGAAGGAACGGCCGCAGTCACTGCCATGCTCGATGCCAAGGTGGACCTTGCCGGCGTCAATGTCATGACCATGGACTTTGGTGGCAGCAAGCCCGCCGGGACCACGATGCTGGCGGCTTCCACGGCTGCGGCCGAGGCAACGCACGGGCAGCTGGCAACCATTTACAAGGCCGACGGGCAGGATCTTGGCTCCGACTCCCTTTGGCGGAAGATCGGCCTGACTCCAATGATTGGCCAAAATGACATTGTCGGTGAGATTTTCACGCTGCAGGATGCCGATGGACTGCGTGACTTCGCCGTGGCCAAGGGTGTTGGCAGGGTTTCGATGTGGTCCCTGAACCGTGATGCAACATGCGGGCCAAACTATCCGGACCTGACCCGGGTCTCGGACAGCTGCAGCGGTGTGGAGCAAAAAGACCGGCTGTTCTCAGCAACGCTGGGCGAGGGGCTAAAGTCACCACT
This region of Arthrobacter alpinus genomic DNA includes:
- a CDS encoding chitinase, whose translation is MSQRFPGRKLSVFRLTVVVVVAALLAGGAYIGWGRYNDARAASAKPAIFAGYVDVTATPSYTFEEPVNDAAKSVVLSFIVAGKDKPCEPSWGNFYSLDQAGQDLDVDRRIARLTQLGGSVSVSFGGQANAELATTCTDAHQLKDAYASVVERYNLSTIDLDLEGAGLSDTAALARRAQAVAALQADRLAANKPLSVWLTLPVAPTGLTAEGTAAVTAMLDAKVDLAGVNVMTMDFGGSKPAGTTMLAASTAAAEATHGQLATIYKADGQDLGSDSLWRKIGLTPMIGQNDIVGEIFTLQDADGLRDFAVAKGVGRVSMWSLNRDATCGPNYPDLTRVSDSCSGVEQKDRLFSATLGEGLKSPLAETTASASAQAAIKETLPADDPATSPYPIWSSLAVYVEGDRVVWHGNVYAGKWWTQDEVPDNPVAKDGLTAWKLIGPVLPGDKPAPVVTVPDGTYPSWTGTTTYLQGDRVMFDGRILEAKWWTRDESPLAALQGAPSSPWKLFTNAQVQELLAPKDKN